In Flavobacterium piscisymbiosum, the sequence AGAATCCTGGATCGATAGATATACTTTAGAACATGATGATAAAGTAGTTGATGAACTAACCAACTGGCGAAAATCAGATTTTTTTATGCCGTGGGTAAGATCACGCGCCGATGAAAATTTGAAAAATACCACCAATGCAAAACAACGACATCCGTACGGACCTTGCTACAATTATGAAGCCGGTGTAACCCATTTTACCGATTTCCCTATAAAAGGAATCATCTGGTATCAGGGCGAAAGCAACGCACATAACATCGAATTATACGAACATTTAATGCCAGTCCTGGTTGGTAGCTGGCGCAAGGCCTGGGGAACTTCCCTACCCTTTTATTATGTTCAATTGTCAGGAACAGATCGTCCGACCTGGCCGTCCTTTAGAGATGCACAAACCAAAATCCAGAAAAATATCGCACACAGCGGCATGGCGATTAGTATGGATTATGGTGATGCTACAAATGTACATCCTATTCAAAAAAAGCAGGTTGGAGATCGTCTGGCGCTTTTGGCCTTAAAATATACCTACGGAAAAAATATCACCGCAAACGGACCATCGGCACAAAAAGCAACACAAAAAGGAGATGCTATTATAGTTTCTTTTTCGAATGCCAAACAGTTATCGACAGCCAATAAGAAGGATTTAATTGGTTTTGAATTGGTCAACGAAAAAGGAATCCGGATCGAATGCAAAGCTACTATTATGAAAAATGAAGTTTCAATAAATATTCCGAACGGCGAAAAGATAAAAACGGTTTTATATGCATGGAAACCTTACACAACAGCCAATCTGGTTAATGAAGCGAATTTGCCTTGTTCGACTTTTCAATTGGATTTAGATAGAGAAAGATGAAAGAAGCAAGATGTGAGAGGCAAGATTTGAGAGACAAGATTTGAGATGAAAGAAGCAAGAAATAAAATCTGTTTATCCCGATAGCTATCGGGAGCGTGATCTGCGAGCAAAAAAATAAAACACCAATTTCACGAATTAGCACGAATTAAAATCATGATAATCTTTTTATCCTAATAACTATCGGGAGTGACAAAAAAAAATGAAACACAGAGAAACATAGACTTCAATCTAAAAAAAGAGAATTAAAGAAAATACATTTTTTCACATAGACCTATGAGATTTATTTTGAGTGAAACGCCTTTCCAAGCTTTATAAACTATGTCTCTATGTGTTTAAAAATCATACACAACAAATAAAAAATCAACACTTAGAAAATATAAAACACTAAGTCTAAAAACATATATAAAATGAGTTATTCTAATACTGATCTAATACAACTAAAAGATTTTTATCAGCACCAATTATTACAGGATACGGTACCATTTTGGTTTCCACAATCTATCGACACCGTTCACGGCGGTTATTTGTTAATGCGCGGACAAGATGGCGATTTAATCGATGATGATAAATCGGTTTGGTTTCAGGGGCGAACTGCGTGGTTGTTATCGACGCTTTATAATACTGTCGAAACCAAACAAGAATGGCTGGATGGTGCCAAATCCGGAATTGATTTTATCAATCAGCATTGTTTTGATACAGATGGAAGAATGTTTTTTCACGTAACACGCGAAGGAAACCCGATTCGTAAACGTCGTTATTATTTTTCTGAAACCTTTGCCGTGATTGCGATGAGCGCTTACGCAAAAGCAAGCGGAGACGAAAAAATTGCAGAACAGGCACGTCATTTATTTGGAGAATGCATCAAATACTCGAGTACTCCGGGATTATTAGAACCCAAATACACAAGTGAACGTCCGTCGAAAGGAATAGGATCGCCAATGATTATGATCAATACGGCACAACAAATAAGAGAAACAATCGGAGATCCGCGTTGCGACGAATGGATCACCAAATGGATTGCCGAAATCGAAAATGATTTTGTAAAACACGACATCAAATGTGTGATGGAGCAAGTAGCTCCGGATGGTTCTATCATCGATCATATTGATGGCAGAACATTAAATCCGGGTCATGCCATTGAAGGCGCATGGTTTATTTTGCACGAAGCAAAACATCGAAATAATGATCCGCATTTAATCGAATTGGGCTGTAAAATGCTCGATTATATGTGGGAACGAGGTTGGGACAAAGAACATGGCGGAATTTTATATTTCTGTGATGTTTACGGCAAACCTGTTCAGGAATATTGGCAGGATATGAAATTTTGGTGGCCTCATAACGAAGTGATTATTGCCACATTATTAGCCTACACAATGACGGGCGATGAAAAATATGCAAAATGGCATAAAATGATTCATGATTATGCGTACAGTAAATTTCATGATAAAGAAAACGGAGAATGGTTTGGGTATTTGCACAGAGACGGAACTGTGGCTCAAACGGCTAAAGGAAATCTTTATAAAGGACCTTTTCATTTACCGCGACAGGAATGGTATTGCACACAAATATTAAACGAATATATTGAAAAAACAATCAAATATGAAAATCAAAGTTTGTAAATCAATCTGCAGTTAGGCACAACAGGTTGGTAGAAAACAAAAAATGGCCACAACAACCCCGTGCTGTAGGTACGCAACAAAACGTATTCTTGCGTACCTACGGCACGCTTTGGGATCTTTAATCTAATTTTTTCTACCAACCTGTTGTACCTAACGGCACAATAAATGACATAATGCTGTGAGAAAATCATAATCGATATTTTGATTTTTTCGAAACAATATATCAGTAGAAAAATATGATTGCATGAATGTGCCGTTAGGCACAACAGGTTGGTAAAAAACAAAAAATAGCCACAACAACCGCGTGCCGTAGGTACGCAAGAATACGTTTTGTTGCATACCTACGGCATGCTACCAACCTGTTGTACCTAACGGTACAATATTACATGTTATCACAAAAACCTGTTTTCC encodes:
- a CDS encoding AGE family epimerase/isomerase; protein product: MSYSNTDLIQLKDFYQHQLLQDTVPFWFPQSIDTVHGGYLLMRGQDGDLIDDDKSVWFQGRTAWLLSTLYNTVETKQEWLDGAKSGIDFINQHCFDTDGRMFFHVTREGNPIRKRRYYFSETFAVIAMSAYAKASGDEKIAEQARHLFGECIKYSSTPGLLEPKYTSERPSKGIGSPMIMINTAQQIRETIGDPRCDEWITKWIAEIENDFVKHDIKCVMEQVAPDGSIIDHIDGRTLNPGHAIEGAWFILHEAKHRNNDPHLIELGCKMLDYMWERGWDKEHGGILYFCDVYGKPVQEYWQDMKFWWPHNEVIIATLLAYTMTGDEKYAKWHKMIHDYAYSKFHDKENGEWFGYLHRDGTVAQTAKGNLYKGPFHLPRQEWYCTQILNEYIEKTIKYENQSL